A section of the Mycobacterium sp. 3519A genome encodes:
- a CDS encoding isoprenylcysteine carboxylmethyltransferase family protein — protein MTDRLATYILRNLLVLTTIGLAIAVAAHLAGGRLAAAAFVAAYLVWLLSEARITVGTPTQSAAETRTLVPYAVARVATALTAAYSAPAVPDKFGIVLAGIFGAGVMLRAWAIHELGRQYSHRVVRLSEGGLVSSGPYRTLRHPAYAGMLLANIGLVGYFASPASIAALTLLVAAVLWRIRIEEDILAESPQYRAFAKTRCRIVPGVW, from the coding sequence ATGACTGATCGACTCGCCACGTACATTCTTCGTAATCTCCTGGTACTGACCACCATTGGTCTTGCGATTGCGGTCGCGGCACACCTTGCCGGCGGGCGCCTCGCTGCAGCGGCTTTCGTCGCCGCATACCTGGTGTGGCTGCTTTCCGAGGCACGAATCACGGTTGGGACACCGACACAATCAGCCGCGGAGACTCGTACCCTCGTTCCATACGCGGTAGCGCGAGTCGCGACGGCACTGACGGCTGCGTACTCCGCGCCCGCGGTCCCCGACAAGTTCGGTATCGTGCTCGCCGGGATTTTCGGTGCGGGTGTGATGTTGCGCGCGTGGGCGATTCACGAACTGGGCCGCCAGTATTCGCATCGAGTGGTACGGCTCTCCGAGGGCGGCCTCGTTTCGTCCGGGCCGTACCGGACGCTGCGCCATCCCGCCTATGCCGGAATGTTGCTCGCCAACATCGGTTTAGTCGGCTACTTCGCGAGTCCTGCGAGTATCGCGGCACTGACTCTCCTTGTCGCCGCGGTCCTCTGGCGCATCAGAATCGAAGAGGACATCCTCGCTGAATCGCCGCAGTACCGCGCTTTCGCCAAGACACGATGCCGGATCGTACCGGGGGTGTGGTGA
- a CDS encoding AfsA-related hotdog domain-containing protein encodes MAPSGGVCRGSIRVDRQDPVFFDHPLDHVPGMLLVVAGLELAEHAAMLRPAHVNFRLTFKKFCELDAPVDVSATRETGGNPFEFVQLGRSIARGLLGRRETALPAELAPVPAFGNGSIPGELVHRADPGNIAVGPLTIDAGRVWVRVLEEAALGGIPPKASAVASIIEAARQFVIAILHLWGRQPLGTKMIFVGLTADVPTALPQGHVTRALSWQPTPPEQTRKIHIDVHAVGDRAIKVGSIVIAARCADEIEYAQLRAG; translated from the coding sequence TTGGCGCCAAGCGGCGGTGTTTGTCGCGGCTCGATCCGCGTGGATCGTCAAGACCCTGTGTTCTTCGACCATCCGCTCGACCACGTGCCGGGAATGCTGCTGGTGGTCGCCGGTCTTGAGTTGGCCGAGCACGCAGCGATGCTGCGGCCGGCCCACGTGAATTTCCGTCTCACGTTCAAAAAATTCTGCGAGCTCGACGCCCCGGTTGACGTGAGTGCGACCCGCGAAACCGGTGGGAACCCGTTCGAATTCGTCCAATTAGGCCGCAGCATAGCGAGGGGACTGCTGGGCCGACGCGAGACCGCGCTGCCGGCGGAGCTTGCCCCGGTGCCAGCATTTGGCAACGGTTCGATCCCGGGTGAACTGGTGCACCGGGCCGACCCCGGAAATATCGCGGTCGGCCCGCTGACAATCGACGCCGGACGCGTCTGGGTTCGCGTACTCGAGGAGGCCGCCCTCGGCGGAATACCACCGAAGGCCAGCGCGGTCGCCTCCATCATCGAGGCCGCCCGGCAGTTCGTCATCGCGATTCTTCACTTGTGGGGCCGCCAGCCACTGGGGACGAAGATGATATTCGTCGGCCTCACCGCAGACGTGCCCACTGCGCTGCCGCAGGGTCACGTCACGCGGGCCCTGTCGTGGCAGCCCACTCCGCCAGAACAGACACGCAAAATCCACATCGACGTGCACGCGGTAGGCGATCGAGCCATCAAAGTCGGCTCGATTGTCATCGCGGCCCGCTGCGCCGACGAAATCGAGTACGCGCAATTGCGCGCGGGCTAG
- a CDS encoding PEP/pyruvate-binding domain-containing protein, which translates to MIKIIDAPAELADASVVGHKFARQQQLRDAGVSVPPFFCVVRETPWSAVADVVGTFPGVGASVEKLTAWAEAARSAVEHMRLMPETEAEIWERYAALGSADVAVRACVVGRHAQPGEDDAADPFAGLTDSYLYVGADTLIDAVSACTASLFSVRSVLYRARRGIDPRVLSICVGIQQMIDGERSFVVFTHDPATGARETVVAGVYGIGEGAVAERADIDHFFVRADGIGRLISHKERMLRRAPGGGVTEYRVPAGLADLPVFSDAEISQIAALAETTERLLSGPQDIEGVVTADSAIHLVQARPATSPQAPATTVEWTNHNLTESFPGVTTAMTYSHARVFYRMSFRSFYRIVGVSESQLRSRDYQLRRMIGYLDGRAYYRLDAWYALHSQLPGWDLLRPMWERSLGLAERNPNPSHVLGRRAITRIIGRSPRLIWAAISFPRKLRRFLTWWDAQHSLGEGLSQKPVDELIETYRRMWSEAESRWGIPILAGYLCLASYVVASALVQRWTHSLDVDLTVLLPGGPPNRTLQSVHSTVALAEQINANPALAARVLTGDARDTWDRIARGAYGGKLESDALTHLRKFGDRAMHDLKIEELTPRQRPEMVIDALRPFVAAGATMQQTRLQESTAAIAALDELHRICPSRWRRALLRAALRVGRFLVRAREDTRFCRTQLYGFSREVMRRLGSELAAAGCLDSPDDYVHLEADELLAAFDGTSTHPDLRVLARTRKDAYLRSRNRPALAAKLTTAPPPIAAADLRRGAATSATAGSSTELIGLPSSAGIACGRAKLVLRPDVPPSDCAGRILVARETDPGWLPLMLNATGLVVERGSMVSHTAITGRMLGIPTVVAVAGATAKISDGDEVEIDGRSGSVRILCPHSQKPR; encoded by the coding sequence ATGATCAAGATCATTGACGCGCCCGCGGAACTGGCTGACGCCAGCGTGGTTGGGCACAAGTTCGCGCGCCAGCAACAGTTACGCGATGCCGGGGTTTCCGTCCCGCCGTTCTTCTGCGTCGTCAGGGAAACTCCGTGGTCAGCCGTCGCCGATGTCGTCGGCACCTTTCCCGGTGTCGGCGCCAGCGTCGAGAAGTTGACTGCCTGGGCCGAGGCGGCTCGCAGCGCTGTCGAGCACATGCGCCTCATGCCGGAGACAGAAGCCGAGATCTGGGAGAGGTACGCCGCCCTCGGCTCAGCCGACGTCGCAGTCCGTGCATGCGTGGTCGGCCGTCACGCACAGCCCGGCGAAGATGATGCCGCGGACCCGTTCGCGGGCCTCACAGATAGTTACCTGTACGTTGGCGCGGACACGCTCATCGATGCCGTTTCAGCTTGTACCGCATCGCTTTTCAGTGTCAGATCGGTACTCTACCGCGCGCGGCGGGGGATCGACCCCCGAGTCCTCAGCATCTGCGTCGGAATTCAGCAGATGATCGATGGCGAGCGCTCGTTCGTCGTGTTCACCCACGATCCTGCTACCGGAGCCAGAGAGACTGTGGTCGCCGGCGTCTACGGCATCGGAGAAGGTGCGGTAGCCGAACGCGCCGACATCGACCACTTTTTCGTACGCGCGGACGGGATCGGGCGGCTCATCTCGCACAAGGAGAGAATGCTCCGCCGGGCACCGGGCGGTGGCGTTACTGAGTATCGGGTGCCGGCTGGACTCGCCGACCTACCGGTGTTCTCCGATGCGGAAATCAGTCAGATCGCAGCGCTGGCGGAGACCACCGAGCGGTTGTTGTCCGGACCCCAAGACATAGAGGGCGTCGTCACGGCCGACTCAGCGATTCACCTGGTGCAGGCACGGCCGGCCACGTCGCCCCAAGCGCCGGCGACCACAGTCGAATGGACCAATCACAATCTGACTGAGAGCTTTCCGGGCGTGACCACCGCGATGACCTACTCGCACGCACGAGTCTTCTACCGCATGAGTTTCCGCAGCTTCTATCGCATCGTCGGAGTCTCTGAGAGCCAACTGCGGAGTCGGGACTACCAACTTCGTCGCATGATCGGATACCTCGACGGGCGGGCCTACTACCGCCTGGACGCGTGGTACGCACTGCACAGCCAGCTCCCCGGGTGGGACCTGCTTCGTCCGATGTGGGAGCGGTCGTTGGGCCTCGCAGAGCGAAATCCCAACCCAAGCCACGTGCTCGGCCGCCGTGCCATCACACGCATTATCGGGCGTTCACCGCGACTGATATGGGCGGCCATCAGTTTTCCCCGCAAATTGCGGAGATTCTTGACCTGGTGGGATGCCCAGCACAGCCTCGGGGAGGGACTGTCGCAAAAGCCGGTTGATGAACTAATCGAGACCTACCGCCGAATGTGGTCGGAAGCCGAATCACGCTGGGGTATACCGATTCTGGCCGGATACCTATGCCTAGCTAGCTATGTCGTGGCGAGCGCCCTGGTCCAGCGGTGGACCCACTCCCTCGACGTGGACCTCACCGTACTCTTGCCGGGAGGGCCACCGAACCGAACGCTGCAGTCGGTGCACTCCACGGTGGCGCTCGCCGAGCAGATAAACGCGAACCCCGCGTTGGCGGCGCGAGTGCTGACTGGCGACGCACGCGATACCTGGGACCGCATCGCACGAGGCGCCTACGGCGGCAAACTGGAGTCCGATGCCCTTACGCATCTCAGGAAATTCGGCGACCGCGCCATGCACGACCTCAAGATCGAGGAGCTGACGCCACGCCAGAGACCTGAGATGGTCATCGACGCCCTGCGGCCGTTTGTTGCAGCGGGAGCGACAATGCAGCAGACGCGGCTTCAGGAATCGACCGCGGCCATAGCCGCACTTGATGAACTACACCGCATCTGCCCGTCACGGTGGAGACGCGCCCTTCTTCGCGCCGCGCTGCGGGTGGGTAGGTTCCTGGTGAGAGCTCGCGAGGACACCCGGTTCTGCCGCACCCAGCTATACGGATTCTCAAGGGAAGTCATGCGTCGCCTTGGGTCTGAGCTAGCCGCTGCAGGGTGTCTGGATTCACCCGATGACTATGTCCATCTGGAGGCCGACGAATTGTTGGCAGCCTTCGACGGCACCTCCACACACCCCGACCTGCGCGTCCTGGCACGGACCCGAAAAGACGCCTATCTACGATCGAGGAATCGGCCCGCCCTTGCAGCCAAACTCACAACTGCCCCGCCGCCGATCGCTGCCGCCGACCTTCGTCGCGGGGCTGCCACATCGGCGACCGCAGGTTCCAGCACCGAACTGATCGGTCTTCCATCCAGCGCCGGGATTGCCTGTGGTCGCGCGAAATTGGTGCTGCGACCGGATGTTCCGCCGAGCGACTGCGCTGGGCGGATCCTGGTCGCCCGCGAAACCGATCCTGGATGGCTACCACTGATGCTCAACGCAACGGGACTCGTCGTCGAGCGCG
- a CDS encoding polyprenyl synthetase family protein has product MVDASILVASGGLGADRPLLSCPSDHMPLVAERLREILVDGGGFEEIYRHVLAVPGKRIRSAMVLGCAGLLPSAAAVPLRDAVDVACAIEMIHEASLVHDDICDGSLLRRNAPSVPAAFGVRTAARAGFHLVGTALQVLARVLADHPAVFAGLGADLDVTYLDRISDLSFGQLIETLPPAVDDAAMRRHYELVAGAKTGTLFRLACSYGGTAGGLDNTQLCALMRYADQLALAFQIMDDVRDVEGGPALGKDAGGDLDRRVPTWPVIEWLAMRPGSHEMWVSRLTSSADLRADLVRSGATRAARAVAVRAARTACRAIDAFPPSPAREQLRELSVRVVSR; this is encoded by the coding sequence ATGGTTGACGCAAGCATTTTGGTCGCTTCCGGTGGTCTGGGCGCCGACCGCCCCTTGCTGAGTTGCCCATCCGATCACATGCCGCTGGTGGCCGAGAGGTTGCGCGAAATCCTGGTTGACGGTGGCGGTTTCGAAGAAATTTACCGCCACGTCCTTGCCGTCCCCGGTAAACGGATACGATCCGCGATGGTGCTGGGCTGTGCCGGTCTGCTGCCCTCGGCTGCCGCGGTGCCGCTACGCGACGCCGTCGATGTGGCGTGCGCGATCGAGATGATCCACGAGGCGTCGCTCGTTCACGACGACATCTGCGACGGATCGCTCTTGCGGCGCAATGCGCCGTCAGTACCGGCTGCGTTCGGCGTCCGCACAGCCGCCCGGGCAGGATTTCATCTGGTCGGCACGGCGTTACAGGTACTCGCACGAGTACTGGCCGACCACCCGGCGGTGTTCGCAGGGCTCGGTGCAGACCTCGACGTCACCTACCTCGACCGCATCTCGGACCTGTCGTTCGGGCAGCTCATCGAGACCCTGCCACCTGCCGTCGACGACGCCGCCATGCGCAGGCACTACGAACTCGTGGCCGGGGCCAAGACTGGCACGCTGTTCCGCCTGGCCTGCTCGTACGGCGGCACGGCGGGCGGCCTCGACAACACTCAGTTGTGCGCCCTGATGCGATACGCCGACCAACTCGCCCTCGCGTTCCAGATCATGGATGACGTCCGCGACGTGGAGGGCGGCCCCGCACTGGGCAAAGACGCGGGCGGTGACCTCGACCGCCGGGTGCCGACCTGGCCGGTGATCGAATGGCTGGCCATGCGGCCCGGGTCCCATGAAATGTGGGTCTCCAGGCTGACGTCCAGTGCCGACCTGCGAGCCGACCTGGTGCGTAGCGGGGCGACCCGAGCTGCTCGTGCGGTCGCCGTCCGCGCCGCCCGGACGGCCTGCCGGGCCATCGATGCATTCCCGCCATCTCCGGCGCGTGAGCAGTTGCGCGAACTGTCGGTGCGGGTGGTGTCCCGGTGA